Proteins encoded together in one Candidatus Poribacteria bacterium window:
- a CDS encoding DUF92 domain-containing protein — MGAWLQWGTGLVVSGAFGTAAYRLGTIDRRGLVAGIAVGWAIYGGLGPSAFGLLAMFFVLGSSATRIGKAQKDSLGVAQSSKGARTVRHVLPNGGVAALCALVAALSPEAGPVWAAAFCGSLAAATADTLSSEIGQAFGGEPRRLPTFRHAKVGEDGGVTLVGTAAGAVGALVIAAVAALVGLTPSVGAVAAAGIAGNVADSLIGGTFERRGWVNNAVVNLICTSVGAAVAAVLGDGA, encoded by the coding sequence GTGGGCGCGTGGCTCCAGTGGGGAACCGGCCTGGTTGTCAGCGGCGCGTTCGGAACGGCAGCGTATCGACTCGGAACCATCGACCGACGCGGCCTGGTCGCCGGAATCGCCGTCGGTTGGGCAATCTACGGAGGATTGGGGCCCTCAGCGTTCGGTCTTCTGGCGATGTTCTTCGTGTTGGGCTCAAGCGCCACCCGGATCGGGAAGGCGCAGAAGGACTCTCTCGGCGTCGCCCAGTCCTCGAAGGGCGCGCGGACGGTGCGGCATGTGCTGCCCAACGGCGGAGTCGCAGCGCTCTGCGCCCTCGTCGCGGCGCTCTCTCCCGAAGCGGGCCCGGTCTGGGCGGCGGCGTTCTGCGGCTCCCTTGCAGCGGCGACGGCTGACACGCTGTCGAGCGAGATTGGCCAGGCGTTCGGCGGCGAGCCCCGGCGGCTCCCCACGTTTCGGCACGCGAAGGTCGGCGAGGACGGCGGCGTGACGCTCGTCGGGACAGCAGCAGGGGCAGTCGGGGCACTCGTTATAGCGGCAGTTGCCGCGCTGGTGGGACTCACGCCGAGCGTAGGAGCCGTGGCAGCCGCCGGCATCGCTGGGAATGTCGCTGATAGCCTGATCGGCGGAACCTTCGAGCGGCGCGGCTGGGTCAATAACGCCGTCGTGAACCTGATCTGCACGAGCGTTGGCGCTGCCGTTGCTGCCGTTCTCGGCGACGGAGCGTGA